CTTTCGCAAAATGGCAAAAATAACAGCGTCAACAAAACAGCCCTTTTCGAAAAAATATTCCTTCAGGAAGCCTTCCTCTCGAAGCCCTATTTTGGTTAAAAGTTTTCTGGACCCCTCATTCTCCGGATTAATAAAGGCCTCAATCCGATTCAAATTCCATTGAGAAAATCCAAATTTAATAATGGCTTGAACCGCTTCAGTCATGATCCCCTGCTGCCAAAATGTAGGAGATAGCTCGTAACCAATCTCTGCTTTGGAATGCTCCGTACGAACATTATGATATCCGCAGGTTCCAATCACTA
The nucleotide sequence above comes from Brevibacillus laterosporus LMG 15441. Encoded proteins:
- a CDS encoding GNAT family N-acetyltransferase translates to MNPEHIFPKLETERLILRQLQPSDAPALFHYFSKDEVMKYYDLETFSELEQAENLISLFNERYMAKQGIRWGITQKADDVVIGTCGYHNVRTEHSKAEIGYELSPTFWQQGIMTEAVQAIIKFGFSQWNLNRIEAFINPENEGSRKLLTKIGLREEGFLKEYFFEKGCFVDAVIFAILRKEFTHKR